One part of the Candidatus Aminicenantes bacterium genome encodes these proteins:
- the polA gene encoding DNA polymerase I gives MTEKTLYLIDGSSILYRSYYAIRRLSNAQGFPTNAIYGFIVTLRKILAAAKPDLLGIVFDTPGPKMRNEIYLDYKAQRKPMPEDLICQVPRLKEVLTAFRIPLFENARYEADDVLASLAVRAAAGGMHTVIVTTDKDLFQVVNASTSIYNPSKDILLDAAKVKEFFGVEPSQVVDVLTLWGDPTDNIPGVPGIGEKTAKQLIAEFGSLEALRANLDKVKNERVRTAIRDNGDKLEMSRRLALIESGLDLEFDPEAFKIEEPDRDALARLFKEFGFGSLLAELGAPPPVSPSARAYAAILDEPGLRALVKRIRRAGAVSIDTETDNIFPTRARLVGFSLAVEPGEAFYIPLRHAYMGAPDQIPIDRALAIVRGVLEDPAIRKIGQNIKYDLIVLEREGLRLHGLDLDTMVLSYLLEPNWGKHNLDRLSLAYLGEASIPFKEIVGKGKSEITMDLAPVETVTPYACQDADFALDLSRRLWTKVEAAGLDRVYRDLEQPLIGILAEMEALGVRIDVPALREIGAGMEADLRRLEADIHAQAGAAFNINSPKQLGDVLFHKLQLPMTRKTKGTGSLSTAIDVLEGMADKHPIVRRVVEYRQIAKLKSTYADALPALVDPATGRVHTSYNQTVAATGRLSSSDPNLQNIPARGETGARFRRAFIPAEGFLFLAADYSQIELRVLAHMSGDPGLVETFRRGADIHQETADRVFGATAGLFRNEARHRAKIINFSIIYGTSAFSLAKQLETSSAEAQRVINAYEATYPGVKAFLENEVEKARATGTSVTLFGRRRQVPELRAADRVSRDAGRRIALNTPIQGTAADLMKKAMIDVRRGIAKRGLRSRMILQVHDELVFEVAPDEREAMGGLVREAMENVMDGARTPLEGDPLSGSPSNAPPPKWRRSCYPSKVHNPLEFHPMFSEPVGF, from the coding sequence ATGACCGAAAAGACCCTCTATCTTATCGACGGCAGCTCGATCCTCTACCGATCGTATTACGCCATCCGTCGCCTCTCCAACGCGCAGGGGTTCCCGACCAATGCGATCTACGGCTTCATCGTCACTCTGCGCAAGATTCTGGCCGCGGCCAAGCCGGACCTGCTGGGCATCGTTTTCGACACCCCGGGCCCCAAGATGCGGAACGAGATCTACTTGGATTACAAGGCCCAGCGCAAGCCCATGCCGGAGGACCTCATCTGCCAAGTGCCCCGGCTCAAAGAGGTCCTGACGGCTTTCCGGATCCCGCTGTTCGAGAACGCCCGCTACGAAGCCGACGACGTGCTGGCCAGCCTGGCCGTCCGGGCCGCCGCCGGCGGCATGCACACCGTCATCGTCACGACCGACAAGGATCTCTTCCAAGTCGTCAACGCCTCGACCTCAATATACAATCCGTCCAAAGACATTCTGTTGGACGCCGCCAAGGTCAAAGAATTCTTCGGCGTCGAGCCCTCGCAGGTCGTCGACGTCCTGACCCTTTGGGGCGACCCCACGGACAACATCCCGGGCGTCCCCGGCATCGGCGAGAAGACGGCCAAGCAACTGATCGCCGAGTTCGGGTCGCTCGAGGCGCTGCGGGCCAACTTGGACAAGGTCAAGAACGAGCGGGTCCGGACCGCCATCCGGGATAACGGCGACAAGCTCGAGATGAGCCGCCGGCTGGCTCTCATCGAGAGCGGCCTCGATCTCGAGTTCGACCCAGAGGCGTTCAAAATCGAGGAGCCCGACCGGGACGCGCTGGCCCGGCTTTTCAAGGAATTCGGGTTCGGCTCGCTCCTGGCCGAGCTCGGCGCGCCGCCGCCGGTATCGCCGTCGGCCCGAGCCTATGCGGCCATTCTGGACGAGCCCGGCCTGCGGGCCCTCGTCAAGCGGATCCGTCGGGCCGGCGCCGTTTCGATCGACACCGAGACCGACAACATCTTCCCCACCCGGGCCCGGCTGGTGGGCTTCTCGCTCGCCGTCGAGCCGGGAGAGGCTTTCTATATTCCCCTGCGGCACGCCTACATGGGGGCGCCGGACCAGATTCCGATCGATCGGGCTTTGGCCATCGTCCGCGGCGTCCTGGAGGATCCGGCGATCCGGAAGATCGGCCAGAACATCAAATACGACCTGATCGTGCTCGAGCGCGAGGGCCTCCGCCTGCATGGCCTCGACCTGGACACCATGGTGCTGTCCTATTTGCTCGAGCCGAATTGGGGCAAGCACAACCTGGACCGCTTGTCGCTGGCTTATTTGGGGGAAGCATCCATCCCCTTCAAAGAGATCGTCGGCAAGGGCAAGTCCGAGATCACGATGGATCTCGCCCCGGTCGAGACGGTGACGCCGTACGCCTGCCAGGACGCCGACTTCGCCCTCGACTTGAGCCGCCGGCTCTGGACCAAGGTCGAAGCCGCAGGCCTCGATCGGGTCTACCGCGACCTGGAGCAGCCGCTGATCGGGATCCTGGCGGAAATGGAAGCGCTCGGCGTCCGGATCGACGTTCCAGCCCTGCGCGAGATCGGCGCCGGCATGGAAGCGGACCTGCGCCGCCTTGAAGCGGACATCCACGCCCAGGCCGGCGCGGCCTTCAACATCAATTCGCCGAAGCAGCTCGGCGATGTGCTGTTCCACAAGCTCCAGCTGCCGATGACCCGCAAGACCAAGGGGACGGGCAGCTTGTCGACCGCCATCGATGTCCTGGAGGGGATGGCCGACAAGCATCCCATCGTCCGCCGGGTGGTCGAGTACCGCCAGATTGCCAAGCTCAAATCGACCTACGCCGACGCCCTGCCGGCCCTCGTCGACCCGGCCACGGGCCGGGTCCATACCTCTTACAACCAAACCGTCGCGGCCACAGGCCGGCTGTCGAGCTCGGACCCCAACCTGCAGAATATCCCGGCCCGCGGCGAGACGGGAGCCCGCTTCCGGCGGGCCTTCATCCCGGCCGAGGGCTTCCTCTTCCTGGCCGCCGATTATTCGCAGATCGAGCTGCGGGTTCTGGCCCACATGTCGGGCGACCCGGGGCTGGTCGAGACGTTCCGGCGCGGCGCGGACATCCACCAGGAGACCGCCGACCGCGTCTTCGGAGCGACGGCGGGGCTCTTCCGGAACGAGGCCCGCCATCGGGCCAAGATCATCAACTTCAGCATCATTTACGGCACCTCGGCTTTTTCCCTGGCCAAGCAGCTCGAGACATCCTCGGCGGAAGCCCAGCGCGTCATCAACGCCTACGAAGCGACCTACCCCGGGGTCAAGGCCTTCCTGGAGAACGAGGTCGAGAAGGCCCGGGCGACGGGAACATCCGTGACCCTGTTCGGGCGCCGGCGGCAGGTTCCCGAGCTCCGGGCGGCGGACCGCGTCTCGCGGGACGCCGGCCGCCGGATCGCCCTCAACACGCCGATCCAGGGGACGGCGGCCGACTTGATGAAGAAGGCCATGATCGACGTGCGGCGCGGCATCGCGAAGCGCGGCCTGCGCTCCCGGATGATCCTCCAAGTCCACGACGA
- the rpmF gene encoding 50S ribosomal protein L32, whose translation MPNPKRRHSHSRKGRRRAHDGLTVPSFSVCSNCGTPKLPHKACPECGYHRSRQVVKAAAD comes from the coding sequence ATGCCCAACCCCAAACGCCGACATTCCCATTCCCGCAAGGGACGCCGCCGCGCCCATGACGGCTTGACCGTCCCGTCGTTCTCGGTCTGCTCCAATTGCGGAACGCCGAAGCTCCCCCACAAGGCCTGCCCGGAGTGCGGCTACCACCGCAGCCGCCAGGTCGTCAAGGCCGCGGCGGATTGA
- a CDS encoding DUF177 domain-containing protein encodes MVIDIDRLPKDGLTVSRNFDFPSLELVDEEAVFLESVHADMTVKRVGDEVWITGRVTTRLSFVCSRCLSPFEFPVDSRFDLVYLPEDEHAGVHELKDELDDEDADTLFYQGRQIDLREVALEQLNLTFPIKPLCAESCEGICAVCGKVRKDGECGCLIKEFDDRLDKLKTLMKDKR; translated from the coding sequence ATGGTAATTGATATAGATAGACTGCCGAAAGACGGTTTAACCGTCAGCCGGAACTTCGACTTTCCGAGTCTGGAGCTGGTCGACGAGGAAGCCGTTTTCCTGGAATCCGTCCATGCCGATATGACGGTCAAACGGGTCGGGGACGAGGTCTGGATCACGGGCCGCGTCACGACCCGGCTGAGCTTCGTCTGCAGCCGGTGCCTGTCGCCCTTCGAGTTCCCGGTCGACTCCCGGTTCGATCTGGTCTATCTGCCCGAAGACGAGCACGCGGGCGTGCATGAGCTCAAGGACGAGCTCGACGACGAAGACGCCGACACGCTGTTTTATCAAGGACGCCAGATCGACCTCCGGGAGGTGGCCCTGGAGCAGCTGAACCTGACGTTCCCGATCAAGCCGCTGTGCGCGGAGTCCTGCGAAGGCATCTGCGCCGTCTGCGGCAAGGTCCGCAAGGACGGCGAGTGCGGCTGCCTGATCAAGGAATTCGACGACCGCCTGGATAAGCTCAAAACTCTAATGAAAGACAAGAGATAG